Proteins encoded together in one Campylobacter peloridis LMG 23910 window:
- a CDS encoding monoheme c-type cytochrome — protein MKKIILALTFLTSILFAKDMFIFNEKVDLLDSTSKNVVGQIYEGSKVELLKEEGEYSLIKVKGEVVDSNPKSLAYTKDGIYLLLTLNSANASNEMEFLVKSKDLTDKEILAWDEIELTYYDTCTSCHAAHKPKEHLMEEWDAYLSAMQGFAKITDAEKNRILRFLQSHASNGPVKLD, from the coding sequence ATGAAGAAAATTATATTAGCATTAACTTTTTTAACTAGTATTTTATTTGCTAAGGATATGTTTATTTTTAATGAAAAAGTAGATCTTTTAGATAGCACTAGTAAAAATGTAGTAGGGCAAATTTATGAAGGTTCTAAAGTTGAGCTTTTAAAAGAAGAGGGTGAGTATTCTTTAATCAAAGTTAAAGGTGAAGTAGTTGATTCAAATCCAAAAAGTCTTGCTTACACTAAAGATGGAATTTATCTTTTACTTACTTTAAATTCTGCAAATGCCAGTAATGAAATGGAATTTTTGGTAAAAAGCAAGGATTTAACTGATAAAGAAATTCTTGCTTGGGATGAAATAGAATTAACTTATTATGATACTTGCACAAGTTGCCATGCAGCTCACAAACCAAAAGAACACTTAATGGAAGAGTGGGATGCGTATTTATCAGCTATGCAAGGATTTGCAAAAATTACCGATGCAGAAAAAAATAGAATTTTAAGATTTTTACAATCTCATGCAAGTAATGGACCTGTAAAACTTGATTAA
- a CDS encoding membrane protein → MKRYLATILFLDFCALLYGINTLSISYNEAQIYFYEHSLVAMLARFGTAILGQNDFGLRIPFVLLHSLSCILLYILARKYTKTSFDAFISVVLFILLPGSVASALLINESSIVIFFTLLILVLFEYKKTILFYLFLFLVLFVDGNFAILYLSFFFYAIYKKDKILIGISLLLFAIAMSIYGFDTSGKPKGYFLDTLGIFAACFSPLIFLYFFYVIYRVLLQDQKPLLWFISATTFIFCLIFSIRQKLYLEDFLPFCVVCTPLLIRYLMSSYRSRMPQLRLKHNIFIECSLVFLVFFYLGIIFNHSFYYFLKEPKKHFAYDYHIAKELALKLKQRGITKITAQNEELNLRLKFYGIEKGKDKLYQTNKITKLNIKLANHNLYYAIK, encoded by the coding sequence ATGAAAAGGTATTTAGCCACAATTTTATTTTTAGATTTTTGTGCTTTATTATATGGTATAAATACTTTATCCATCAGCTATAATGAAGCACAAATTTATTTTTATGAGCATAGCTTAGTAGCTATGCTTGCTAGGTTTGGAACTGCAATTTTAGGACAAAATGATTTTGGTTTAAGAATTCCTTTTGTGTTATTGCATTCTTTAAGTTGCATATTGCTTTATATTTTAGCGCGTAAATATACCAAAACTTCTTTTGATGCTTTTATCTCTGTAGTGCTTTTTATCTTACTGCCAGGAAGTGTTGCTAGTGCCTTGCTTATTAATGAATCTAGTATTGTTATTTTTTTTACGCTTTTAATTTTAGTTTTATTTGAATATAAAAAGACAATTTTATTTTATTTATTTTTGTTTTTAGTCTTATTTGTTGATGGAAATTTTGCCATTTTGTATTTGTCATTTTTCTTTTATGCAATTTACAAAAAAGATAAAATTCTTATTGGAATTTCTTTATTATTATTTGCAATTGCTATGAGTATTTATGGTTTTGACACAAGCGGTAAGCCTAAGGGGTATTTTTTAGATACTTTAGGAATTTTTGCAGCATGTTTTTCACCTTTGATTTTTTTGTATTTTTTTTATGTTATATATAGAGTATTACTTCAAGATCAAAAACCACTTTTATGGTTTATCAGTGCGACTACTTTTATTTTTTGCTTGATTTTTTCTATTAGACAAAAGTTGTATTTGGAAGATTTTTTACCTTTTTGTGTGGTTTGTACTCCTCTTTTAATCCGTTATTTAATGTCTTCTTATCGTTCAAGAATGCCTCAACTACGCTTAAAGCATAATATTTTTATCGAGTGTTCTTTGGTATTTTTAGTATTTTTTTATTTAGGGATTATATTTAATCATAGTTTTTATTATTTTTTAAAAGAGCCAAAAAAACACTTTGCTTATGATTATCATATAGCAAAAGAATTAGCATTAAAGTTAAAACAAAGAGGTATTACAAAAATAACAGCACAAAATGAAGAATTAAATTTAAGATTAAAATTTTATGGCATAGAAAAGGGAAAGGATAAATTATATCAAACAAACAAAATAACCAAGCTAAATATAAAACTAGCCAATCACAACTTATACTATGCTATAAAATGA
- a CDS encoding pilus assembly FimT family protein, with amino-acid sequence MKKAFSLLELIIVSMILSIIFSMGYFYLKPDYLHLGAEQILNDIKYTRHLALMQNDFRVKEFNIAKREWYQAKWQIYFIRSKTATNNEQTYTIFLDKNGDGNANIGKNIINKDREIAIDLINPNILMNSGQSGVISQGDSKANPKYNIEKTYGISKVTFEGSCKGSTRLVFDDYGRLYSPLKNALRSYDKLLNFNDNCIIKLSNKSNKHICIVINPLNSYAYIPQFNNNKQMININNKILTCENL; translated from the coding sequence ATGAAAAAAGCTTTTTCTTTACTAGAATTAATCATCGTTAGTATGATACTTTCTATAATTTTTTCTATGGGATATTTTTATTTAAAACCAGATTATTTACATTTAGGTGCTGAGCAAATTTTAAATGATATAAAATACACTAGACACTTAGCGCTAATGCAAAATGATTTTAGAGTTAAAGAATTTAACATTGCCAAACGAGAGTGGTATCAAGCTAAATGGCAAATTTATTTTATACGATCAAAAACAGCTACCAATAACGAACAAACTTATACGATTTTTTTAGACAAAAATGGCGATGGCAATGCAAATATAGGAAAAAATATAATTAATAAAGACAGAGAAATTGCAATTGATTTAATCAATCCAAATATATTAATGAATTCAGGACAAAGTGGAGTTATATCACAAGGTGATTCTAAGGCTAACCCTAAATACAATATAGAAAAAACTTATGGTATATCTAAAGTTACTTTTGAAGGTTCGTGTAAGGGAAGTACTAGATTAGTTTTTGATGATTATGGACGCTTGTATTCTCCATTAAAAAATGCTTTAAGAAGTTATGATAAATTACTAAATTTCAATGATAATTGCATTATAAAATTATCAAACAAATCAAATAAGCACATTTGTATTGTTATAAATCCCCTAAATTCTTATGCTTATATTCCACAATTTAACAACAATAAGCAAATGATTAACATAAACAATAAAATTCTAACTTGTGAAAATTTGTAA
- a CDS encoding major outer membrane protein gives MKLVKLSLVAALAAGAFSAANAVSLEEAIKDVDVSGMFRYRFQSDRQEQGNVISDGYNSSKNNEHKFKSQLNFKAALDDNFKAFVQFQYGQTTDYGFGQGTTGTDTKSPFVVNQAYLEYTNEAYATSLTFGKMEVGSIWTDDAVGTGAKVVNNSIEGLTFAGYWFDAFNWNNDGDYTDTKLPKSSLYGAAVLGDFDPFAFQLWAAYSANNAFLYAVDASYKFAFNDMNFKIQGQYLGNSLDSDFEKFYNHGVDNGNFYAAKFSGQISAFDFQAGLLGYGDKDKQTVVTLEDTGRVIAPGQQIFYAKNTSQLTHVYGENFFYFAGLGYTFAETLRVGFDYIGGKTEQTNKNDIDKNEFVGSVSYAYSPKLTFSGFYSYLTEDFNTAGTSDKDDQFIRLEALYKF, from the coding sequence ATGAAACTAGTTAAACTTAGTTTAGTAGCAGCTTTAGCTGCAGGTGCTTTTTCAGCAGCTAACGCTGTTTCACTTGAAGAAGCTATAAAAGATGTTGATGTATCAGGAATGTTTAGATACAGATTCCAATCTGATAGACAAGAGCAAGGTAATGTAATTAGCGATGGTTACAACAGCTCTAAAAACAACGAGCACAAATTTAAATCTCAATTAAATTTCAAAGCAGCTTTAGATGATAACTTCAAAGCTTTTGTTCAATTCCAATATGGCCAAACAACTGACTATGGTTTTGGTCAAGGAACAACAGGAACAGATACTAAAAGTCCTTTTGTTGTTAACCAAGCTTACTTAGAATACACTAACGAAGCTTATGCTACAAGCTTAACTTTCGGTAAAATGGAAGTTGGTTCAATTTGGACTGATGATGCTGTAGGAACAGGTGCTAAAGTTGTAAATAATTCTATAGAAGGTTTAACTTTCGCAGGTTATTGGTTTGATGCATTTAACTGGAACAATGATGGTGATTATACAGATACAAAATTACCTAAATCATCATTATATGGTGCTGCTGTATTAGGTGATTTTGATCCATTTGCTTTCCAATTATGGGCAGCTTATTCAGCTAATAATGCATTCTTATATGCAGTAGATGCTAGCTATAAATTTGCATTCAATGATATGAACTTCAAAATCCAAGGTCAATACCTAGGAAATAGCTTAGATAGCGATTTTGAAAAATTCTACAATCATGGTGTAGACAATGGTAACTTCTATGCTGCTAAATTTAGCGGACAAATCTCTGCTTTTGATTTCCAAGCAGGTTTATTAGGCTATGGTGATAAAGATAAACAAACTGTAGTTACTTTAGAAGATACAGGTAGAGTTATCGCTCCAGGTCAACAAATTTTCTATGCTAAAAATACTAGCCAATTAACTCATGTATATGGTGAAAACTTCTTCTATTTTGCAGGTTTAGGTTATACTTTTGCTGAAACATTAAGAGTAGGATTTGACTATATTGGTGGTAAAACTGAGCAAACAAATAAAAATGATATAGACAAAAACGAATTTGTAGGTAGTGTATCTTATGCTTATAGTCCAAAACTTACATTTAGTGGATTCTATTCTTATTTAACAGAAGATTTCAATACAGCTGGTACAAGCGATAAAGATGATCAATTCATCAGACTTGAAGCTTTATATAAATTCTAA
- a CDS encoding YaaA family protein, whose amino-acid sequence MKILFSPSEGKSIQSNDNILNENSFIFKKLYPKRKEALEYFQNFIKSQNDENLKKFLETKSDKELIFFKEDIFSKPTIEAIKRYNGVAYEMLDFINLNKKAQEYILNNVLIFSNLFGPIMAKDLIPFYKFKQGKKIDNFNIEKFYKENFSSSIDNLLKDELVIDLRAKFYEKFYTLKQTHLSFIFLKNSKILSHYAKAYRGKILKILALHDIQTKEELFNNLPNELKIKDIKIQGLKEEIVLEIL is encoded by the coding sequence ATGAAAATTTTATTTTCACCTAGCGAAGGAAAAAGCATTCAATCAAATGATAATATCCTCAATGAAAATTCCTTTATTTTTAAAAAATTGTATCCAAAGCGTAAAGAAGCATTGGAATATTTTCAAAATTTTATCAAATCACAAAATGATGAAAATTTAAAAAAATTTCTTGAAACTAAAAGCGACAAAGAATTAATTTTTTTTAAAGAAGATATTTTTTCAAAGCCAACTATAGAAGCCATAAAAAGATATAATGGCGTTGCATACGAAATGCTTGATTTTATAAATTTAAATAAAAAAGCACAAGAATATATTTTAAACAATGTGCTTATATTTTCTAACTTATTTGGGCCTATCATGGCAAAAGATTTGATTCCTTTTTATAAATTTAAACAAGGTAAAAAAATTGATAATTTCAATATAGAAAAATTTTATAAGGAAAATTTTTCATCATCTATTGATAATTTACTAAAAGATGAACTTGTAATAGATTTAAGAGCAAAATTTTATGAAAAATTTTACACTTTAAAACAAACCCACCTAAGTTTTATTTTTTTAAAAAATTCTAAAATATTAAGTCATTATGCTAAAGCTTATAGAGGTAAGATTTTAAAAATACTAGCATTACATGATATACAAACAAAAGAAGAATTATTTAATAATCTACCAAATGAGTTAAAAATAAAAGATATAAAAATACAAGGATTAAAAGAAGAGATAGTTTTAGAGATATTATAA